The following is a genomic window from Paenibacillus sp. FSL R5-0766.
GGCATCAGCATAGCCGCGGATACGACAATCAATCCCGTGAGACTGTCCGACCACCCGAGTGTACGCGTGAGAGAATAGATCGGCAGCATACTCACTTGGGATGGAACGATCAGACCTGCTACGAACAGAGCAAACACGATTTTACCTACACTACCGCCCCAGCGGACAATGGCGTAAGCAATCATGCTACTCAGCAACAACTCAATTGCAACAGTACCAAGCGTCACGACCAGACTGTTTCCGAAATATTGCCACATCGGCTGATTGCGGAACATGCCAGTGATGTTATCCCACGTAAACGGGTCCGGCCAGCTGAACGGACTGGTGAAGAAGTTGCTGCTTGTTTTGAACGAGGATACAAACACAAAGTACAGCGGCACCAGAATCAGCAGCGCGTACACCAATAAGATCAGGCGATTGAACCATTTTAAAAACATGTGGACTCCCTTCTGCCTCGGTTGCAGGATGAATGCTCCAGCATCAACCTTAATAGCTTACCCGGTCGGCACGCAGTGCCTTGAACTGCAACAGCGTCAAGAGCGCGAGCAACACCAGGAAGATCATGGAACCGGCAGAAGCCAGACCAAATGAATAGCTGCCAAAGGCGGTATGATAGAT
Proteins encoded in this region:
- a CDS encoding carbohydrate ABC transporter permease, translated to MFLKWFNRLILLVYALLILVPLYFVFVSSFKTSSNFFTSPFSWPDPFTWDNITGMFRNQPMWQYFGNSLVVTLGTVAIELLLSSMIAYAIVRWGGSVGKIVFALFVAGLIVPSQVSMLPIYSLTRTLGWSDSLTGLIVVSAAMLMPVSVFMLTGFMRMLNSEILEAGSMDGASEWRLYTRIALPLAAPSLAATATFLLVMVWNDLLIPMLMLSSKSKLTLPLALMQFRGEYVTNYPMMLTGVLVTAIPMIVLFLLLQRYFVAGLTAGSLKG